One genomic segment of Hevea brasiliensis isolate MT/VB/25A 57/8 chromosome 3, ASM3005281v1, whole genome shotgun sequence includes these proteins:
- the LOC110663196 gene encoding pectinesterase-like: protein MDVDYGDGKVTNLIVMAFSFVVIAVVIVGFASSIKTPPGDSAISTRELPPSPPKSMQKSLVPSHTLNLTSLDSICLQTDYVSTCRSSMASAFNQKNGTVQDFAKTTMQVTIRQMVGVKELANRLVKNGRIRKDYQALNDCIELVSLGLYDLQAALSLVSNSSNLSSKQSWDVKNWLSAVLAYQEACLEGLKNFKSREAIYNAIQNPKQTTSNALAIVDSNFNTQSPSKNISRRLLSQDQEHYPSWFSAAKHKLLGDYDNGELRPDALVAADGTGEFRNIAEALKAYKLNSKGWYVIYVKAGVYKENIFISKDQINVYIYGDGIDKTIVYGSKHSTDEFPAYRTAVVAVLGNGFVCKLMTIQNRATTGREAVALRIQGDKAAIFNCKIEGAERTLYAVAHRQFYRECIIVGFQDIIFGDSSIIIQKSLIMVRQPHTPENFTAITAQGRTERRETTGFVLQDCTIIKEEKIKNNFKVPTFLGRPLGKYSRIIILQSYIGNIISPEGWTMGFSRTNEKNVQYAEYENNGPGANTAKRVKWEGFKVLKSKLEALQYTPYDFIQGDL from the exons ATGGATGTTGATTATGGAGACGGCAAGGTTACTAATCTTATTGTTATGGCATTCTCTTTCGTGGTCATTGCAGTTGTAATTGTTGGCTTTGCTTCCTCTATCAAAACTCCTCCAGGCGATTCGGCGATCTCAACACGTGAATTACCACCATCACCACCAAAATCAATGCAAAAATCATTAGTACCAAGTCACACACTAAACTTGACATCCCTTGACTCCATTTGTTTGCAGACAGATTATGTCTCTACTTGCAGGAGTTCTATGGCTTCTGCTTTCAACCAAAAGAATGGAACAGTGCAGGATTTTGCCAAAACTACAATGCAGGTGACAATTCGacaaatggttggagttaaggaaTTAGCAAACCGTCTTGTTAAAAATGGCAGAATCAGAAAAGATTATCAGGCTCTCAATGACTGCATTGAATTGGTCTCATTGGGACTTTATGATCTTCAGGCTGCTCTGTCACTAGTGTCAAATAGCTCCAACTTGTCTTCTAAACAATCCTGGGATGTCAAGAACTGGCTGAGCGCTGTTCTTGCATACCAAGAAGCTTGCCTTGAGGGGCTTAAGAACTTCAAGAGCAGAGAGGCCATTTACAATGCCATTCAGAATCCTAAGCAAACAACCAGCAATGCCTTGGCTATAGttgattcaaatttcaatacccaATCCCCATCCAAGAATATATCTCGGAGACTGCTTAGCCAGGACCAGGAGCACTATCCCTCGTGGTTTTCAGCTGCGAAGCACAAGCTTCTTGGTGATTATGATAATGGTGAGTTGCGGCCTGATGCATTAGTGGCTGCTGATGGAACAGGGGAATTCAGAAACATTGCAGAAGCTCTCAAAGCgtataaattaaatagcaaaggATGGTATGTTATCTACGTGAAAGCTGGGGTCTATAAAGAGAATATATTCATCTCCAAGGATCAAATCAATGTGTATATTTATGGTGATGGGATTGACAAAACTATTGTTTACGGATCAAAACATAGCACTGATGAGTTTCCAGCCTATCGAACTGCTGTGGTTG CCgtgcttggaaatggatttgtatGCAAGTTGATGACTATACAAAACAGGGCGACAACAGGGAGAGAAGCTGTAGCTCTCAGAATTCAAGGTGATAAAGCAGCCATTTTCAACTGCAAGATAGAAGGAGCTGAACGCACATTATATGCAGTGGCCCACCGGCAATTCTACCGGGAATGCATCATCGTGGGCTTCCAAGATATCATATTCGGTGACTCATCAATTATCATCCAAAAATCCCTGATTATGGTAAGGCAACCCCACACACCTGAAAATTTTACAGCAATAACTGCACAAGGCAGGACAGAGAGAAGAGAGACCACAGGCTTTGTGTTACAGGACTGCACTataattaaagaagaaaaaatcaagaacaatttcaAGGTCCCAACGTTCTTGGGCCGTCCACTGGGAAAATATTCAAGAATCATCATCCTGCAGTCTTATATCGGAAATATAATTAGTCCTGAGGGCTGGACAATGGGTTTTAGCAGGACCAATGAAAAAAACGTTCAGTATGCTGAGTATGAAAATAATGGACCTGGAGCTAACACTGCCAAAAGGGTCAAATGGGAAGGGTTTAAGGTCCTTAAGAGCAAATTAGAGGCACTTCAATATACTCCATATGACTTTATTCAAGGTGATTTGTAG